A part of Aegilops tauschii subsp. strangulata cultivar AL8/78 chromosome 2, Aet v6.0, whole genome shotgun sequence genomic DNA contains:
- the LOC109750980 gene encoding uncharacterized protein gives MPSPAPATQNPQTFQAQNPTSLRSPLLPPLVSFLAAEGIVDRSMATMGVGGAVKMICGTKVERVVGTGKAPGACPSCGGPVVATDVESERRILCLPLCLKSKRKYSCTRCFRRLVTVYS, from the coding sequence ATGCCATCCCCGGCACCGGCCACTCAAAATCCCCAGACTTTCCAAGCCCAAAATCCCACCTCTCTCCGAtccccccttcttcctcctctagtttCGTTTCTTGCGGCCGAGGGGATCGTCGATCGATCCATGGCAACAATGGGCGTGGGCGGAGCTGTGAAGATGATCTGCGGGACGAAGGTGGAGCGGGTGGTGGGCACGGGCAAGGCGCCCGGCGCGTGCCCATCCTGCGGCGGCCCCGTGGTTGCCACCGACGTGGAGAGCGAGCGGCGCATCCTGTGCCTCCCGCTGTGCCTCAAGAGCAAGCGCAAGTACTCCTGCACCAGGTGCTTCCGCCGCCTCGTCACCGTCTACAGCTAG